The following coding sequences are from one Formosa haliotis window:
- a CDS encoding DUF6876 family protein, which translates to MNTQETNLKANLNQFTGSMRCYKMTLSNSVITEGIKYLAEKGKCFWLISDASIVAKKLIDKSHFITIDFKRLSETEQKRQGYEAHVVYSDGNDNILETQTYRVTDFPLKKIRLYFVNNTLMLPSEY; encoded by the coding sequence ATGAATACTCAAGAAACAAATTTAAAAGCTAATTTAAATCAATTTACAGGGTCGATGAGATGCTATAAAATGACTTTGTCTAATTCAGTAATAACAGAAGGGATAAAATATTTAGCGGAAAAGGGAAAGTGTTTTTGGTTAATTAGCGATGCCTCCATAGTTGCCAAAAAATTAATTGATAAAAGCCATTTTATAACTATAGATTTTAAACGTTTATCAGAAACTGAACAGAAAAGACAAGGCTATGAAGCGCATGTGGTTTACAGCGATGGGAATGATAATATTCTAGAAACCCAAACCTATAGAGTAACTGATTTTCCTCTTAAAAAAATACGATTATATTTTGTAAATAACACTCTGATGTTACCTAGTGAATATTAA
- a CDS encoding single-stranded DNA-binding protein has product MTSIKNHVQLIGNIGQDPIITNLESGKKVARFSLATNEHYKDANGDKQTETTWHTIVAWGKTAEIIEKYAGKGKEVGLTGKLKTRSYDDKDGSTNYVTEVIASEVLLMGAKV; this is encoded by the coding sequence ATGACTAGTATTAAAAATCACGTACAGTTAATTGGAAACATTGGACAAGATCCAATCATTACGAACTTGGAAAGCGGTAAAAAAGTAGCCCGTTTTTCATTAGCCACAAACGAACATTACAAGGATGCTAACGGAGACAAACAAACCGAAACGACATGGCATACCATTGTGGCATGGGGTAAAACTGCAGAAATTATAGAAAAGTATGCAGGTAAAGGTAAGGAAGTTGGACTTACGGGAAAGCTTAAAACCCGCAGCTATGATGATAAAGATGGGAGCACAAACTATGTTACAGAAGTTATAGCTAGCGAGGTCTTATTAATGGGGGCTAAAGTCTAA
- a CDS encoding BfmA/BtgA family mobilization protein has translation MDTDYKGEKFKNLKFKISIAEKFQRFSKSIGKSQSITLLMMLEFFERNDISPDDNLGPRMETLEKIIKKRFNGMIAIIKDIEKHQTKPTAAMLEALFEQAIPKKKPRIIERKYREAQSDNNENNKNT, from the coding sequence ATGGATACAGACTACAAAGGAGAGAAATTTAAGAATCTGAAGTTTAAGATTTCAATCGCTGAAAAGTTTCAGCGATTTAGTAAATCGATTGGAAAATCGCAGTCGATTACGCTGCTAATGATGCTTGAATTTTTTGAAAGAAATGACATTTCTCCTGATGACAATTTAGGCCCCAGAATGGAAACATTGGAGAAGATCATTAAGAAACGATTTAATGGAATGATTGCAATTATTAAAGATATTGAGAAGCACCAAACCAAACCAACAGCGGCTATGTTGGAAGCCCTTTTTGAGCAGGCCATTCCGAAGAAGAAACCTCGAATTATTGAACGAAAATATAGAGAAGCGCAATCTGATAACAATGAAAACAATAAGAATACTTAA